One Flavobacterium cerinum genomic window, TTTATGAATACCGGCCAAACCGATTCGGTCCGGCGTTTCCAGTCGGAAATCAAAATTGGACTTTTTACCTTTCGGATGATACTGTTTGTAAACATCCCGATGGTAGGTCTCCTGATAAACCAAAACGGAATATACACCGGCTTCATGCAATTGTTTGTATTCCGATTCTGATAACGGTTGTACTTCAACAGAGATATTTGAAAAATCATGCTGTATCTGATCAATTGCTTTTAGGAAATAATCAATGTTTACAGTATAATTGGCTTCACCGGTTACTAATAATACATGATCAAATCCCATGTTTTTTAAAGCAGCGGTTTCATGAGTGATTTCATCACGAGTCAGTGTGCGTCGTTTTAACTTATTGTCGAAACTAAAACCACAGTAGGTACATATATTCTGACATTCGTTGCTTAAATACATTGGAGCGTACATCTGAATGGTTTTTCCGAAGCGCTTTTTGGTCAGTGAATGACTTATTTGTGCCATCTGCTCCAAAAAAGGTTGTGCGGCCGGAGCGAGTAAGACAATAAAATCGTCCAGGTTTCGCTTGTTTTTGGCTAACGAATGTGCTACCTGTTCCGTTGTTGTTCCGTAAATTCTGGATTGAATGGTATTCCAGTCATAGTGCTCAAAAATGGATTGAAAAGACATGTTCATATGGCATTATTTATTCGTGTAAAAAAGAAGTCAAAGGACTGGATGCTATGGCGTTTTTGGTAATCGGTGCGAGTTGTGCTTCGTAAGCTTTTCGTCCTGCAATGACAGCTTCTTTAAAAGCTTCGGCCATTAATTGCGGATTTCCGGCTACCGCAATTGCAGTATTAACCAGAACGGCATCGGCTCCCAGTTCCATCGCTTTTGCAGCATCCGATGGCGCTCCGATTCCGGCATCGACAATCACCGGAACAGTACTCTGTTCGATAATAATCTCCAGAAAGTCCTGTGTTTTTAATCCTTTATTACTTCCGATCGGTGCTCCTAACGGCATTACAGCTGCCGTTCCGACTTCTTCCAGTCTTTTGCATAAAACCGGATCAGCGTGAATATAAGGCAGGATTATAAAACCTAATTTGGCGAGTTCTTCGGTTGCTTTTAATGTTTCAATAGGATCGGGTAACAGGTATTTAGGATCGGGATGGATTTCCAGCTTTAGCCAGTTGGTTTCCATTGCTTCACGGGCCAGTTGAGCGGCAAGAATAGCTTCTTTTGCATTCCGTGCTCCGGATGTATTGGGTAAAAGATGGATGTGATCGTGATTTAGAGCAGTTAAAATAGTGTCCGCTTTTGAATTTAGTTCAACACGTTTTAATGCTACCGTTACCAGTTCACTTTCTGAAGCAAGGATGGCGGATTCCATCTGAGCGGATGAACCGAATTTACCGGTTCCGAGAAATAAACGGGAACGGAACGTTTTATCTGCAATTTTAAGAGGATTCATATAGTTTTTGATTGAGTTGTGTTAGTAGTTGTTTTTGGTTGGAATTATTAGTAATCATACCGGATACGGCTATACCGTGTATCCCGGTTTCAAGTAGAGAATCAATGTCATTAAGAGTAATTCCGCCTATCGCGTAAACCGGAATTGTATAGTCCAGGTCATTTAATAGTTGCATTATAGTGAAGTAACCGTTATGACCCAGAATCGGACTTAACTGCTGTTTGGTGTCGGTAAACCGGAACGGACCTAAGCCGATATAATCACATTTTTCATGATAGCGTTGAAAGACATCTTGTAGTGTATTTGCCGTTCCGCCTATGATTTTTTCTTTTCCCAGGATTAGCCGCGCTTTTGATATGGCCATATCATCCAATCCCAAGTGAACACCGTCGGCATTGATCTCCTTTGCAAGAGCCACATCATCGTTGATAATCAATGTGGCATTGTGTTTTTTACAGCTTTTTTTTGCTGATTCTGCCAGAAGATATCGCTCTTTTTCAGTTCCGTTTTTAAAGCGAACCTGAATCCACTTGCCGCCATTATGCAATACGGATTCAATATGGAAAAGTTGTTCGTTTAGGGTATTCCCCTGTGATATATACTGAAGTTTATTGTGCATACGATTTTTTATTTCAGATTCTTAACGGTGTTAAATTCATCACGGCATTTTTGGAAACTCAATACCGGATCATCACTGTTCCATATCGCGCCTAAAAGTGCGATGTTATCAAAGCCTTTTTTTAGCACTGGTCTGATGTTTGAAGCATCAATTCCGCCTAAAGCGACTAGTTGAGTGTTGTAATTTGTTCGGTTTGCCAAGCTCGTTAAGATGTTTTTTTCTGATTGATAACCGGGTTTGGATATACTTTCAAAAACAGGACTCAAAAAAGCATATTGGTAACGATCGGATAAGTTGTTGTATTCCTCAATAGTATGTGTTCCGGTGGAGTAACACCTGAGAGGTTTTGAAAGCCTGTCAGGTGTGAAAAATATGCGATCTTGCTTGCGAACATGCATGCGGTTAATTCCGAATGCTGTTGTGAGTTCATGATGTTGATGTAATACCAGTTTATCTCGGAACGAAACAGGAAGCCGATCGAGATAATGTTGCATTTCGATTACCGAAAAACCCGGTTTTCGGATATGCAAAAGAGATAAGCCGCCTTGAAACATTTCGGAAATGCAATCAAATTCGTTTGTTACGATATCGGGACTGGTTATTACAATCATGACTACAGGTAAATCTCTTTTCCGCTTTCAATAAACTCTTCCGACTTCTCTAACATTCCTTTTTCCGCAACTTCACGTATTTCCTGTGATATTTTCATAGAGCAGAATTTCGGACCGCACATTGAACAAAAATGCGCTACTTTGGCACCGTCTGCCGGTAAGGTTTCATCGTGGAATTCTCTCGCCGTGTCGGGATCTAAAGCCAGATTGAACTGATCTTCCCAACGGAATTCGAATCGGGCTTTACTTAATGCATTGTCGCGGTATTGTGCGCCGGGATGTCCCTTCGCAAGATCGGCAGCATGAG contains:
- a CDS encoding thiazole synthase — its product is MNPLKIADKTFRSRLFLGTGKFGSSAQMESAILASESELVTVALKRVELNSKADTILTALNHDHIHLLPNTSGARNAKEAILAAQLAREAMETNWLKLEIHPDPKYLLPDPIETLKATEELAKLGFIILPYIHADPVLCKRLEEVGTAAVMPLGAPIGSNKGLKTQDFLEIIIEQSTVPVIVDAGIGAPSDAAKAMELGADAVLVNTAIAVAGNPQLMAEAFKEAVIAGRKAYEAQLAPITKNAIASSPLTSFLHE
- a CDS encoding thiamine phosphate synthase, encoding MIVITSPDIVTNEFDCISEMFQGGLSLLHIRKPGFSVIEMQHYLDRLPVSFRDKLVLHQHHELTTAFGINRMHVRKQDRIFFTPDRLSKPLRCYSTGTHTIEEYNNLSDRYQYAFLSPVFESISKPGYQSEKNILTSLANRTNYNTQLVALGGIDASNIRPVLKKGFDNIALLGAIWNSDDPVLSFQKCRDEFNTVKNLK
- the thiH gene encoding 2-iminoacetate synthase ThiH — encoded protein: MSFQSIFEHYDWNTIQSRIYGTTTEQVAHSLAKNKRNLDDFIVLLAPAAQPFLEQMAQISHSLTKKRFGKTIQMYAPMYLSNECQNICTYCGFSFDNKLKRRTLTRDEITHETAALKNMGFDHVLLVTGEANYTVNIDYFLKAIDQIQHDFSNISVEVQPLSESEYKQLHEAGVYSVLVYQETYHRDVYKQYHPKGKKSNFDFRLETPDRIGLAGIHKIGLGVLLGLEDWRTDSFFNALHLDYLQRTYWKSKFSVSFPRLRPAEGIIEPNFIMDDRDLTQLICAYRLWNEDLELSISTRENEKFRDNIIPIGITSMSASSKTNPGGYVVDPQSLEQFETSDERPADVIAAIISNKGYEPVWKDWDNSYR
- a CDS encoding thiamine phosphate synthase; its protein translation is MHNKLQYISQGNTLNEQLFHIESVLHNGGKWIQVRFKNGTEKERYLLAESAKKSCKKHNATLIINDDVALAKEINADGVHLGLDDMAISKARLILGKEKIIGGTANTLQDVFQRYHEKCDYIGLGPFRFTDTKQQLSPILGHNGYFTIMQLLNDLDYTIPVYAIGGITLNDIDSLLETGIHGIAVSGMITNNSNQKQLLTQLNQKLYESS